The Sandaracinaceae bacterium genome segment AAGATCGTCGTGGTGCCGCCGCGCAGCATCTCCGCGAGCCCGAGCCGCGCGCTGGCCCGCATGGACCGCGCGTCGTGCGCGCCCTCGAGCGGCCAGATGCGCTCCCGGAGCCAGCGCAACAGCGGCAGCTCGTCGGCCATGCCGCGGAAGAGCGCCTGACAGAGGTGCACGTGCGCCTGGACGAAGCCGGGGACCACCGCGCACCCGCGCGCGTCGATCACGTGGGCGACGCCGCCGCGCGGCACCCGGCCCACCGCGGTGATCCGGTCGCCCTCGATGCACACGTCGCCGCGGACGACGCGCCGGCCGCCGTCCATCGTGACCACCGAGCCGCCGCGGATGACGACGGTGTCGGCGACGCCGCTCACGCGAGGTACCCCGGGCCGAAGGCGTGCGGGAGGAGCGCCTCGACGCTCGTCTCCAGGCGATCCCCGTCCACGCTCACGCACAGGACGGGGAAGGGCGGGGGCAGCTCGGCCAGCACCTGCCGGCACATGCCGCACGGCGCCGCCGCCTTCTCGCCCTTCGTCACCACCACCAGCGCGGCGAACGCCCGCTCTCCGGCCGCCACGGCCTGGCTGACCGCGCCGCGCTCCGCGCAGAGCGAGAGCCCATAGCTGGCGTTCTCGACGTTCGTCCCGACGTAGACCCGACCGCTCTCGCCGAGCAGCGCCGCGCCGACGCGATAGCCGCTGTAGGGCGCGTACGCCTCCTCGCGCACCGCGCGCGCGGCCGCCTCGAGGGCGTCCCAGTCCACCGTCTGTTCGTCGGGTTGGCTCACGCGGACATCTTCTCCAGGACGCCGCCGATCAAGCCCTGGAACTGCGCGCGCACGCGCGTGGCCGTCTCCGTGACCTCGTCGTGGCTGAGGGGCACCTTCGAGATGCCCGCCGCGAGGTTGGTGATGCACGAGACCCCGAGCACGCGCATGCCCATGTGCCGCGCCGCGATCACCTCGAGCACGGTGCTCATGCCGATCGCGTCGGCGCCGAGCCCCTTCAGCATGCGGACCTCGGCCGGGGTCTCGTAGGTCGGGCCGAGCAGGCCCGCGTACACCCCGCGCTGGAGGCCGAAGCCCATGGCCTTCGCGACGGCGTCGGCCATCTGCCCCAGCTCGGGGTCGTAGGCCTGGCTCATGTCGGGGAAGCGGGGCCCGAAGGCCTCCTCGTTGGGCCCGAGCAGCGCGTTGGTCCCGGTCAGGTTGAGGTGATCGGTGATCAGCATGAGGTCGCCGGCCTCGAAGCCGTCGCCGCAGCCGCCCGCGGCGTTGGTGATGATCATCGCCTCCGCGCCCAGCTCCCGCATCAGGCGCACGCCGAAGACGATGTCCTCGACCGGGTGTCCCTCGTAGAGATGCACGCGGCCCTGCATCGCGACCACCGGGGTGCCCGACGCGCGCCCGAGCACCAGGTTGCCCGCGTGGCCCACCACCTTCGAGACGGGCATCGAGGGGATCTCGCCGTACGGGACGACGTCGCGGTCGTCGAGCGTGTCGGCGAACCCGCCGAGGCCGGAGCCGAGCACGAGGGCCACGCGCGGGGTGAGCGCGCTCTTGGCGCGCACGGCGGCCGCGGCGTCTCGAACGCGCGGCATCTGCGGGGAGTGATCCGACATGAAGGGCATGTTCTGGCATGACTCCCCCCCGAGTCCAGAACCCGGAACTCGCGCGCCTGCGTGGTGTCCATGGCGCTGGCCATCCGTCGACGGGGACCCATGTTCATGTGGCGGTGTCCGAGGAGCACGGGACGATGGTTGGTGATACGCTGCGGGGCGAGATGGAGTCGGTGGAGCGAGCCTTTCGGCTCCTCCCGTCCGAGCGCGTGCTCTGGGAGGGGAGGCCGCAGCGGGGGGTGTCGCGAGGCGCCCAGTGGCGTTGGATCCCCGCGCTCGTCGCCGTGATCGCCGTGATCGCGGGCATCTTCGCCGGGCTGCTCACCCTGGTGGAGCTGCCGGGCGCAGGCCAGGTCGCCGCCATCGGGCTCTACCTGCTGCTCACCGCGGTCGCGGTCTGGGTCGCGCCGAACTTCTTGCTCGATCCCTGCCACTTCGCGGTGACCGACCGACGCGTGCTCTGGAAGCGGGGGCGGCTCCGTCGCTCGATCGACCGCCACGCGATCACCTTCGCGCGGATCTCCTGGCACCCGCGCCAGCCCACGGTCGGCGACCTCGAGCTGGTGCGCGCCGTCCCGTTCGGCCCGCTCTCGCGCAAGCAGCGCCTGGTGTTCCACGACCTGCACGCGCCGGACGAGGTCCTCTCGGTGGTGCGCGGCGTGGAGCCCAGCCCGCACGCCGGCGACGGCAAGACCCCGCTGACCGATCGCCTCGACCCCGGCGAGGAGGTGCTCTGGGGCGGGGCGCCCGAGGGGATCGGCATCGACTGGCGGCACATCGGCACGAGCCTCTTCGGCCTCGCGGTGCTCTTCGTCGGCCTGCCGACGGGCCTGCGCTCCGCGGTGGTCCTCGCGCAGCTCGAGGAGCGCGGCCTGCCGCTGACCTCGGTCACGTGGATCCTGCTCTTCCTCGCCATGGCGCTGACCGCGACCCTGATCCTCGCCGTCGGCGGCGGCCTCGCGTGGCACGGGATCCTGCGCGCCCGCGCGATGGGGTTCGACACCGAGTACCTCCTGACCGACCGCCGCGTGCTCATCCGGCGCGGCCGCGTGGAGCTCTCGCTGGACCGCAAGCGCATCGTCGACGTGGCGGAGACGCCCGGCTGGCGCGGCTCGACCAACCTCTACCTGGTGCTCGACGGCCCCGAGGCGCGGGCCCTGGCCGACAGCGGCGCCATGGGCGTGATCGCCCCGTCGCGCGACTCCGTGCCCCCGGTCCTGTACGAGCTCCGGGACGCCGCCGGGCTGCGCACGCTGCTCTTCGGGCGGCAGTCCCGGCCCAGCCTCCCGCACGCCGCCTGAGGTCGCGCTGAATCTTTCTCGGGGCGCCTCGTCGGAGGCCCGGGGGAACGTCCGCGTTGACTCGGCTCGTGGGCGCCTCCTAGGATCGGCCCCGCCCGTGGGGAGCGGGCACCTACCAGGAGCGAAGATGCAACGAACCGTCTTGATGGCCCTGTCCGCCCTCGTCGTCCTTTCCAGCGTATGGGTGAGCGGCTGCCGCGTTCGCGTGCGGCGACCGCGCGCCGCCGTCACCGTGCAAGCCACCACCCCGCCGCCGCCCACCGCCACCGCCACCATCAGCGTGAACACGCCAGCCGCCGGAGCGGGTGTCACCATCGTCGATGGGTACTGCAACCCGAACCAGCCCGAGGTCTGCAACGGCCTCGATGACAACTGCAACGGCGTCATCGACGAGGGCTGCGGCTACTCGACCGGCAACATCCAGATCACGCTGGCCTGGGGCACGGGCGCCGACCTCGACCTCTACGTGACCGATCCGATGGGCTACACCATCAGCTACCAGAACCGTCAGAGCCCGAGCGGCGGTCACCTCGACCAGGACGCCCGCGGCGCCTGCAACCGCCGACAGGCGGACAACACGGTCGAGAACGTGTACTTCGACTCGCCGCAGCCGCCGTCGGGGCAGTACGTCATCGACGTGCACTACTGGGGCGACTGCGGCGTGGCCGGCACCACGCAGGCGACGATGTCGATCGCGGTCGGCGGCCAGATCCTCGGCGCCTACAACGTGACGCTGAACCCGCGCGATCGGCAGCGCGTGGCCAGCTTCATGATGCCCTAGCGATCCCGCTCTCGCGGTCCGTGAGGCCCCGGTGCGCCCGCCGCGCCGGGGCTCTCGCGCGTCCGGCCTCGTGTCCGCGTAGGGAGCTTTGCGAGCGCACGGCGTACTCCACCCGCGAAAGGGGCACGCGTGCAGCTTCAGACCGATCCTACGAGCCCGCCGATTGACCCGTCCGCGGGGGCCGTCTTACCCTCGAAGCCCCGCGTTTCACCGTTAGATTGGGACATGCTCGTCTGCCCGCTCTGTCGCCTCGTCCTCGGCGACGACGAAACCACCTGTCCCCGCGATGGGACTGAAGGCGCCACCGTCGAGCCGGTCGCGGTGCCCGCGTCCGTGCGCGAGCGCTTCGCGATCGTGGAGCCTTTCGCGCGAGGGGCGGCCGGCGACCTCTACCTCGCCGACGATCAGCAGACCGGCCGGCGCGGCATCCTCAAGCTGCTCCGGCGGCCCGAGAAGACGACGCCGGCGGAGCGCGCTCGGCTGAAGCGCGAGCTGGTCAAGCAGGCGACCCTGAGCCACGGCGTGCTCTCCGTGCCGCTGGCCACCGGGGACGCGGACGACCGACCCTGGATCTTCCGCGAGTGGCACGAGGGCGTCTCGCTCCGCGTCCGGCTCGCGCGAGGAGGAGCCCTTCCGCAGCAGGAGGCGTTCGCGATCGCCGCGCAGATGGCGTCGGCGCTGGACGAGCTGCATCGCGCGGGGCTGCTCCACCGGGACCTCAAGCCCGGCCACGTCCTGCTCATGCCCCAGCCCTCCGGCCTGCCGCGTGTCGCCGTGATCGACGCCGGGATCGCCGCGAAGGTGGACTCGGGCGCGGCCTTCGACGTGATGGGCAGCCCGGGCTACTGCTCGCCGGAGCAGGCCAAGGGAAAGCTCGTGAGCTTCCGGAGCGATCTCTACGCGCTCGGCTGCGTGCTCTACGAGATGCTCACCGGCGCGCCGCCGTTCTCCGGCGACACCGAGGCGCTGCTCGAGGCGCACGCGAGCCAGCCCCCGCCGACGCCGACGATCTCGCTCCCGGCCGGGGTCTCCACGCTCCTCTCGCAGCTGATGAGCAAGGAGGCGCGCGAGCGACCCTTCTCGGCCCAGCAGGTGAAGCGCGCGCTCGCGCCGTTCTTGCCCGAGGACGCCAGCAGCCAGCGCGAGGCGACGCAGACCTTCGAGAAGCTGCAGCGGGCGGCGCCGCGGCGACCGGCCAGCTCCGGCTCGGGCACGCTGCGCCCGCCTCGCTCGATCAAGAAGACCACGCTGGGCATCGCGGCCGCCAAGAGCGTGCCGCCGCCTCCGCCGAGCGCGAGGCCCAGCGCGGGACCGCCGAAGGCGAGCGCGCCGCCGCCGCCTCCCCCGAGCACCGCGCCTCCGAGCGCACGCAAGAACGCCAGCGTGCCGCCGCCGACGCCCAGCCCGGCGAGGCGACACGCGAAGGACGCGACCGAAGAGCTGTCGGCGATGGATCTCGCGGACGCCGAGGCGCTGCTGTCGGGCAAGAAGAAGCCGCGCCCGGACCGGACCGAGGAGCTGTCTGCGGTCGATCTGGCGCAGGCCGAGGCGATCACCTCGCCCCGGACGGCGGCGACCAGCGTGCCCCCGCCGCCCAAGACCTCGCGGACGATCCTGGGCATGCCGGCTCAGGGCGGCTCGGCTCCGGAGGTCGCGCCGAGCGTGACCAGCACGAAGCCCGGCTTCGGGGCCGACGAGGCGCCGACCGCGCTCTCCGCCCCGCCCGTGCATTCGCCGCCGCCGGGCGCCAGCGGGCCCTCGACGGAGCCCGGGTTCCAGGACGCGCCCGCCGAGGCCGACGTCACCTCGAAGCGGCCCGCGCTCTCCTCCGCGCCGCCGCCTCCGCCGCCCATCTCCGAGAGCGGGCCGACGATGCCGGGCCCGCTCGATCCGCCGGTGTCCGGGACGGGCCCCACGATGGCGGGGCCGCTCGAGCCGCCCGTGTCCGCGACGGGGCCGACGATGGCGGGGCCGCTGGAGCCTCCGGTGTCCGGGACGGGGCCGACGATGGCGGGCCCGCTCGAGACGCCCGCGGGGACCAAGCCTTCGGCCGCCGTGCCCTGGGCCGACGCGAGCCCGGCGTCCGGCGCGCCGATCGACAGCGGGGATGACGGGGGCGGGCTCGACTACGACGACCTCGCCGAGACCCAGGCGTTCGACCGCGACACGGAGAAGGCGCCCGGGCTGCTGGGCAAGCTCGACGACTACGAGTCTCGTCCCGACGTGGCGCCTGCGAGCGCGCCGCCTCCGGCCACGGCGCCTGCCAGCGCCCCGCCCCCCTCGGTGGCGGTGGCGAGCGCGCCTGTTCCCTCCGCGGCTGTGCCCGGGGAGCAGGTCTCGGCCCCGACCCACTCGACCGCGCCGACCACGCAGGCCGAGCCGGTCAAGATCCCCGGCAACCGAGCCCTGCCGTTCCTGGCCGTCGCCGCGGTCGCGGGGATCTGCGTGCTCGGCACGGTGGCCACGGGGCTGGCGGTGTGGCTGGGCGGCGAGGACGACCCGCCGATCGCCATGGACGCGCCGGCGCCGCCGTCTGCGCAGCCGGCCCCCGTCCCGCAGCCGGCCCCCGTCGCGCAGCCGGCCGTCGCGCAGCCGGCCCCCGTCGCGCAGCCGGTGGCCGCGCCCGCGGATTCGCCCGATGAGCAGTCGGTCGAGGAGCCGGCCGAGGAGCCCGTCGAGGAGCCGGTCACAGAGGAGGCCGAGCCCGCCGAAGAGGCGGCGCCCGAGCCGGCCCAGCGTGCCGCCGCGCGCGAGCCCGCCCGCGAGGCGCGCCCCGCCCGTCGCAGTCGACGCGAGGAGAGTCGCCCGAGCCGCACCGCTCCGGCGCGCTCGGCCCCGTCCGGGGGCAATCGCATGCAGCAGTTCCAGGCCGCGCGCGACGAGGCTCGGGACCACTTCCGCGCGCGCCGCTTCCCGCAGGCCGCGGCCGCCTACGAGCGCGCCACCCGCCTCAACCCGCGCCACGCAGGCAGCTTCGCCGGCCTCGGCGCGGCCCGGATCGCGGCCCGACAGCCCCGTCAGGCGATCGCGGCCTACCAGCGCGCGGTCGCCCTGCAGCCGCGCAACGCCGCGTTCCACGCCGCGCTCGGGCAGGCCTACCAGCAGGCGGGCGATGGCGGTCGCGCCCGCGCCGCCTACCAGCGCGCGTTGGCCATCGATCCGAGCAACGCCGGCGCGCGGCGCGGTCTCTCGTCGCTCTGAGAGCGACGAGACCGTCTCTCTAGTCTAGTCGTCGCCGTTCATGTCGCGCTCGACCAGCTTGCTCAGGCGCGGCACGCCCTTCGGGCGGTCGACGACGGTCGTCGGGGCGCCCTCCTGGTCGCGGACGAGCGGCGCCGCGCGGCGCCCCATCGACGCCAGCGCCTCGCTGGCCTGCGCGCTCGGCACCGTGATGACGAACGCGTCGCCGACGAGGCGGACCGCGGCCCCGAAGCCGCACGCCTCGATCAGGCCGGCCTCGGCGCGCACCCAGGACGCGACGAGCTCATCGCTCGCCGGCTCGACGCTCCCGACCGTCTCGGCGCCCTCGTCGCGGAGCGCGATCGCCTCCTCCGGGCTCAGTCCGAGCACGTTCTCGGCGTAGACCTCCCAGCCGACGACGCTGTGGCCGCGCCACACGCGCAGCCGCGCCGCCTCGGCCAGCTCCACGGCGAGCGTCTCGCGATCCTCTTCGCTCTTGGCGGCTTCGCTTCGCTTGAGCCGGGCCTCGTAGACCGTGCGCGCGTCGCGGTTGGCCACCCCGGGGATCAGGACGACGGGCCTGGGATCATTCAGCTTTCGGCGCACGGGGCGGCGCCAGAGCGCGTCGTCGTCGCCGCTCGCGAAGGCCTCCAGGTCCTTCGGCATCGCCTTGCGGTCCTTGGCCGACCGCCGCACCACCCTCGGGGCGGACGGCTCGCCGCGCTTGCCCTTGTTTCGACCGCGTTCGCTCATCCGCCACGATATAGCAGGGCGACGGCGAGCGGCGACCCCTCAAAAACCGCTTGCGGCGGGCCCGAGCCCGCGTAATCTTCCCGGCCCCCCACGGCGTCCTCGCCCCGAGCGGCGTCCGTTCGACAAGAGGGAAGGTTTCACATGTACGCAGTGATCAAGACCGGCGGTAAGCAGTACCGCGTCTCCGAAGGTGACCGCATCCGGGTCGAGAAGCTCGCGGGCGACGTCGGCACCGAGCTCACCTTCGACGAAGTGCTCATGCTCGGTGGAGACAAGGTCTCCGTCGGCGCGCCGCTCGTCAGCGGCGCCAGCGTGAAGGCGAAGATCGTCGCGCAGGACCGCGCGAAGAAGGTCATCGTCTTCAAGTACAAGCGCCGCAAGAACTACCGCAAGAAGTACGGCCACCGGCAGCCGTTCACCGAGATCGAGATCACCGGCGTGAGCGCCTGAGGAGAGAACGCAATGGCTCACAAAAAGGGACAGGGCTCGTCTCGGAACGGGCGCGACAGCAACCCCCAGTACCGCGGCGTCAAGGTCTTCGGTGGCCAGGAGGTCTCGGCCGGCAGCATTCTCGTGCGCCAGGTCGGCTCCTCGTTCCACGCGGGACAGAACGTCGGTCAGGGCAAGGACTTCACGCTCTGGGCGCGCATCGACGGCGTCGTCAAGTTCGAGCGCTGGGGCCGCGACCGCAAGCGCATCGCGGTCTACCCCGCCTCGACCGAGGCGACGACCGACGCGCAGGCCTGAGCCCGCGCGACCGCATCACGCGAGGCCGGCTCCCATTCGGGAGGCCGGCCGTTCGCGTTCCGTCCTTCTGGCGCGTGTGACGCGGAAGCCACGTGTTATTCTGAAGCCGCTGACGCTTCATGCAGCTTCCCCTTCCCATCGCGGATCTGCCGCCCGACCAGGCGCCCAGTGAGGTCCCCCGAAGCAGTCGGGTGTACGTCAACCGGAACCTGCGCTTCGACCTGGTCTCCGTGGTCGGCTTCGACATGGACTACACGCTCGCCATCTATCGCCAGGAGGCGATGGATCGGCTGAGCATCGAGGCGACGGCGCGCAAGCTGGTCGAGGACCTCGGCTACCCCGAGTGCGTGCGCTCGGCCCCGTTCCGGACCGACTTCGCCATCCGCGGGCTCCTGATCGACCGCGAGCTGGGCAACATCCTCAAGATGGACCGCTACCGGTACGTGAAGAAGGCGTACCACGGCATGCGGGAGCTCTCGCGCGAGGAGCGGCACCGCCACTACCACAGCCGGCCCATCCGCGTGGGCGCGGGCCGATATCACTGGGTCGACACGCTCTACGGCCTCAGCGAGGTCTCGGTCTTCGCCGGCGCCATCGAGGCGCTCGACGGCGCGGGCGAGGTCGTCGATCGCGGCAAGCTCTTCGACGACATCCGGCGGAGCATCGACCTGGCTCATCAGGACGGCTCGATCATCGACACCATCGCCGCCGACCCAGCGCGCTTTCTCCGCCGCGACCCCGATCTGCCGGCCACCTTCCACAAGCTGCGGAGCGCGGGCAAGCGGCTCTTCCTGCTGACGAACAGCCACGCGGGCTACACCGACCGCGTGATGACCTGGCTCTTCGAGGACCTGCTCGAGGGCTACTCGTCGTGGCGGAGCTTCTTCGACCTCATCGTCACCGCCGCGAAGAAGCCGCGGTTCTTCACCCACGACAACATCTCCTTCGAGCCGGCGGAGGAGGGCCTCGCTCCGCCGACGCGCGCGTTCGAGCGCGGGCGCCTCTACCAGGGCGGCTGCCTGGCCGAGCTGCGGCGCCTGTTCGAGGCGAGCGGCGATCG includes the following:
- a CDS encoding purine-nucleoside phosphorylase, producing MSDHSPQMPRVRDAAAAVRAKSALTPRVALVLGSGLGGFADTLDDRDVVPYGEIPSMPVSKVVGHAGNLVLGRASGTPVVAMQGRVHLYEGHPVEDIVFGVRLMRELGAEAMIITNAAGGCGDGFEAGDLMLITDHLNLTGTNALLGPNEEAFGPRFPDMSQAYDPELGQMADAVAKAMGFGLQRGVYAGLLGPTYETPAEVRMLKGLGADAIGMSTVLEVIAARHMGMRVLGVSCITNLAAGISKVPLSHDEVTETATRVRAQFQGLIGGVLEKMSA
- a CDS encoding cytidine deaminase; the protein is MSQPDEQTVDWDALEAAARAVREEAYAPYSGYRVGAALLGESGRVYVGTNVENASYGLSLCAERGAVSQAVAAGERAFAALVVVTKGEKAAAPCGMCRQVLAELPPPFPVLCVSVDGDRLETSVEALLPHAFGPGYLA
- a CDS encoding tetratricopeptide repeat protein, with the translated sequence MLVCPLCRLVLGDDETTCPRDGTEGATVEPVAVPASVRERFAIVEPFARGAAGDLYLADDQQTGRRGILKLLRRPEKTTPAERARLKRELVKQATLSHGVLSVPLATGDADDRPWIFREWHEGVSLRVRLARGGALPQQEAFAIAAQMASALDELHRAGLLHRDLKPGHVLLMPQPSGLPRVAVIDAGIAAKVDSGAAFDVMGSPGYCSPEQAKGKLVSFRSDLYALGCVLYEMLTGAPPFSGDTEALLEAHASQPPPTPTISLPAGVSTLLSQLMSKEARERPFSAQQVKRALAPFLPEDASSQREATQTFEKLQRAAPRRPASSGSGTLRPPRSIKKTTLGIAAAKSVPPPPPSARPSAGPPKASAPPPPPPSTAPPSARKNASVPPPTPSPARRHAKDATEELSAMDLADAEALLSGKKKPRPDRTEELSAVDLAQAEAITSPRTAATSVPPPPKTSRTILGMPAQGGSAPEVAPSVTSTKPGFGADEAPTALSAPPVHSPPPGASGPSTEPGFQDAPAEADVTSKRPALSSAPPPPPPISESGPTMPGPLDPPVSGTGPTMAGPLEPPVSATGPTMAGPLEPPVSGTGPTMAGPLETPAGTKPSAAVPWADASPASGAPIDSGDDGGGLDYDDLAETQAFDRDTEKAPGLLGKLDDYESRPDVAPASAPPPATAPASAPPPSVAVASAPVPSAAVPGEQVSAPTHSTAPTTQAEPVKIPGNRALPFLAVAAVAGICVLGTVATGLAVWLGGEDDPPIAMDAPAPPSAQPAPVPQPAPVAQPAVAQPAPVAQPVAAPADSPDEQSVEEPAEEPVEEPVTEEAEPAEEAAPEPAQRAAAREPAREARPARRSRREESRPSRTAPARSAPSGGNRMQQFQAARDEARDHFRARRFPQAAAAYERATRLNPRHAGSFAGLGAARIAARQPRQAIAAYQRAVALQPRNAAFHAALGQAYQQAGDGGRARAAYQRALAIDPSNAGARRGLSSL
- the rpmA gene encoding 50S ribosomal protein L27, which codes for MAHKKGQGSSRNGRDSNPQYRGVKVFGGQEVSAGSILVRQVGSSFHAGQNVGQGKDFTLWARIDGVVKFERWGRDRKRIAVYPASTEATTDAQA
- a CDS encoding MopE-related protein, coding for MQRTVLMALSALVVLSSVWVSGCRVRVRRPRAAVTVQATTPPPPTATATISVNTPAAGAGVTIVDGYCNPNQPEVCNGLDDNCNGVIDEGCGYSTGNIQITLAWGTGADLDLYVTDPMGYTISYQNRQSPSGGHLDQDARGACNRRQADNTVENVYFDSPQPPSGQYVIDVHYWGDCGVAGTTQATMSIAVGGQILGAYNVTLNPRDRQRVASFMMP
- the rplU gene encoding 50S ribosomal protein L21; its protein translation is MYAVIKTGGKQYRVSEGDRIRVEKLAGDVGTELTFDEVLMLGGDKVSVGAPLVSGASVKAKIVAQDRAKKVIVFKYKRRKNYRKKYGHRQPFTEIEITGVSA
- a CDS encoding HAD-IG family 5'-nucleotidase; this translates as MQLPLPIADLPPDQAPSEVPRSSRVYVNRNLRFDLVSVVGFDMDYTLAIYRQEAMDRLSIEATARKLVEDLGYPECVRSAPFRTDFAIRGLLIDRELGNILKMDRYRYVKKAYHGMRELSREERHRHYHSRPIRVGAGRYHWVDTLYGLSEVSVFAGAIEALDGAGEVVDRGKLFDDIRRSIDLAHQDGSIIDTIAADPARFLRRDPDLPATFHKLRSAGKRLFLLTNSHAGYTDRVMTWLFEDLLEGYSSWRSFFDLIVTAAKKPRFFTHDNISFEPAEEGLAPPTRAFERGRLYQGGCLAELRRLFEASGDRVLYVGDHIYGDVLRAKKDSAWRTAMIIQEMARELEVQDEIAPLLDRMDELEAVRDLLHEELRSRQVSVRRISRALDGARDNGRSTTEMGATRAHHRKLVERIKSRLKDLDVELEELEDHVDRAYHPFWGSVFKAGPEVSLFGDQVEQYACVYTDRVSNLLHYSPLHYFRSPRDRMPHEV